A region of the Thalassoroseus pseudoceratinae genome:
AGAGGTCGGAATTTGGCGATGGACAGATTCTGCACTCCGCCGGAAGTCGAAGATGGTCGAAGCCGTGTCCAATTACTTCTTGGGCCGTAAGGAAGACGATTAAAACTTTCCACCCCGCAGTCGCGAGGAAACCAAGTTCCGGTCCCGACTGATCCTTTCATGCGTTCAGGATTGGCTATGAATCGAGTTCACCTAATCAACCATCTATTGTCGCAGTGCTCTGATGGACGATACCTCGAGATCGGTTGCGCTTCGAACCGTACATTTAATGCGGTTCAAGCACGAACAAAGGTGGGGGTAGACCCGGTTCGGGGGGGGACTGTCCGTGCGACTTCGGATGAGTTCTTTCAGACGTGCACAGACCAATTCGATGTGATTTTCATTGACGGATTGCATCTGCACGAACAGGTGTTGAGGGATGTGCACAACAGCTTGGCAAGACTTACGCCTAACGGCGTGATTGTTCTTCACGATTGCTTGCCAAAATGTGAGGCTCATCAACTTCGGCAGAAACAATCCGGGGGGTGGACCGGAGATGTCTGGAAGGCTATTGTTGAGTTGCGTCAAATGGACCAATGCGATACATGCGTTTTCGAGGGAGATTGGGGGCTTGGAATCGTGATCCCTCGGCCGAACTCGGCGCCAATTCACGTGAAAGGTCCATTGACTTGGTCGCGATTTCAGCAGCAACGCAATCAGTTGATGCGGGTCGTGAATGAAAATGAGCTGATGGAGTTTCTGGATGGAACACCTCACGATGCTAGTCCGGATGTGGAAACGATCCCGGAGATCCCCCAACGCATCGGCACGAACGATCGAATTCATTCGTCTCGCAAATCGCAATCCCCACCTTCCTTCGCGCATCTCCTTCTGACTCGGTTCAACCTGGGCAATCTCGATCCTGATTGGCTTGAGCATCGCATCAAGTTATTTGAACAGTTCACACTACCGTCTGTTCGAAGTCAGTCGAACAACAACTTTACTTGGCTGCTCTTATGCAATAAAGCGACTCCGGCCTCTTGGCGAAGGCGGTTGACGGCTTACGAGAATGGCCGAACGAAAACTCTTTGGTTGGAGGGGGCGAAGCAACTTAAGGTGATCGCAGATTTTATCAAGAAACAGACAACCCTCTTTAGTCAGAGTTCCTACGTGATCACAACGCGAGTAGATAATGATGATGTTCTCCACTCTGAGTTTGTAAATATGATTCAATGCTCGGCACGTTATGTCGACAGAGAATTCCTCAACTTTCCCAGAGGCTTACTTTGGGCTCGTGGGCGGGTTCGGAGTTTGAACCATGGGAGCAATTCATTTATTTCCTGTGTTGAGCCGGTGGATCAAATAGAAACGGTATTCACTGAGCAGCACGACCGACTTTCTTCGGTCGGCCCCATTCGCCAGATTGCGAGTTTAGAACCATTTTGGATGCGTGTGTGTCATGACCAAAACATTTTGAATCGTCCCCCAGATACTCAAGAGGGGTGGTTTCCGGACCACGATGTCTCGCCGTCTTTTGTATTCGACAGAGAACATGCTTTGGGAACTAAGGAATAGTTCTCCTTGAAAGCAGGCGGGACGTTTGATTTTGTTCTTGTATGGAATAAGTATCGCAATCTCGCATCTTGACCAGCTTCATAAGTCACGACTTACGGTCGTCGATTGCATAGAGCAACGCGAAAAACGGTTGGTTTGATGACACTCGTCTACTATTGCATGCGTCAATGCAAAAACCGCGTGCCTGGCTGATAGCCGAGCACGCGGTTTTTGTTGAGCCGTGGTTTTGCGAACTACTTGATCATGTCTTTGACAATCCCAAGCAGGGTGCTGTTGAAGCCGGACGGGTCCTGCCAGGACCACATGGAGCGGACGAGGTCGAACATCATCATGGCACAGACGGCCATCAACAATGTGGAGATTGCCAAGCCTGCGAAGGCTCCGCCACCCCATTCGGCTTCGGGGGCGGCAACAACCATTTGCTGACCACCACCGGCAACTCCCGGCGAAAAGTCGGCGTGGCTTTCACCTTCGTCGTATTCGTTGTCGAATTCGTCATACTCGTCATCGCCGAAGGCGTCGAGATCGTCCGCTTCCTCGAAACCCATGTCCGCGGTGGCGAATTCGTCTTCGTCTTCATCAGCGGCGGTCGCAAGTTCGTCTTCGGAACCGAAATCGTCGTCGAAGTCGTCCTCCATATCGAAGTCGTCGCCACCCGTGAGATCGAATTCCTCACTGGACTTCGCTTCTTTCCGGAGCACGGTGGCTTCGTCTTCGTTGAAGTCTGACTCATCGTCGAACATCAAGACGTTGTCGTCAGACCCTGTGGTGGCGAGTTCATATTCGCTTTCCCCACCGAGAACGGGCACTTCCATCGCGGTGTCGTCGCGATCGAGGTCATCATTCGCGTCCATCATGGGAACGGTGCGACCCATATCGACTGAGCCACTTTCGAGACCAATCCCGCTGTCCTCGAGACTTTCCAATGCGATCCCGCTGTCGGCGGGACCGGCGAAACTACTGTCGTCATCGTCGCCGAGGACGAAGGCGTCGTCATCATCGTTTTCGAGTGTGATTCCGCTGTCGTCCCAACCTTCGAGGGCAATGCCGCTATCGTCCACGTCCAACGTGAGTCCACTATCGTCGCCGTCGTCCAGCATTCCGCTCGATGCCAAGTCGCTGTCCGGGCGATCCGGGTCGATCCCGCTATCGAGACTTTCCAGGGAAATGCCGCTCTCGGAGGCCAACTTGATGCTGCTGCCTTCGCCAAGCGAGACGCCACTTTCCTCGTCTTCAAACACTGACGATTCAAATGACGACGAATCCGTGCTGCTCCCCGTATCGGGAACCAGTGTGACATCGCTATCGCTGTCGATGTCGATCAAACGCACATCGCTGTCGGTGTGATCGTCAGGGCCGATCAGTGTTGCGTCGTTGTCGTCATCGGATTCGATCAGTTGCACATCGCTGTCGCTGTCGTCGTCGATCAACCGAAGATCACTTTCGGTACCGCCCATCAGACCGACATCGCTGTCACTGTCGTCATCGTCTACCAAGGACGGAGACGAATCATACAATTGCACGTCGCTATCGGAATCATCCGTGACTGGTCCGCCGTCGGTTGTCAGGTCGTCATCGGAAATCAACCGAACATCGCTATCGGATTTGTGTTCGGCCATATTCGGCGTTTCGCCCCGAATTACGGTCGGCATTTCGCCGAGGGAATCTTCCTCACCGGCCAAAACGGATCGATCTTCCTCGGTTTCGAGATCGTCGTCGGTGAGAATCGGAACATCCGGATTGGAATCGAAATTGCGGGTTCGCTTCAATTCTTCCAGATCATCTTCGCGAAATTTCCACGTGCCTCGGTCTGCGAAGCCACGAATGTCGCCGGCGTCCTTGAGCTTCATCAATTCGTCCGTATTGATACCGACAAGCTGAGCGGCTTCTTCCAGGCTGTGATATTTCTTTGGCATAATCGACAAGTCTCCGCCGGCTGACGACTCAAGTTTCCGTATCCGCAGACGACTGGTTGCGGCACCGGACCGGGATGACCCTTTTCCCGGACGGAAGGGGAACAGTTGGGATGCAAATCCCTTACTCCTTCCATTCTAAACCATGTCAGAGGGCAAGCAAGAGGCTTGTTTCCGTCACAATGCAAAAACACGCCCCTAGTTACGGCTGTTTCCCCTTTCGCGTAGAATGTGCATATCCCCAACGATTTTCAGGAAATCTCATGAGTTTCGGGAATTCGACTGAAGTTCAGCAGCGAAATCCACGATAGAACCGCAATTTCGTGGGAACGGGTTGGCTTCGAAAACGCCATTGTCGCTCGGTACTGGTCGTGATATCGTCCCGCCCGGAGGGATTTTGATGGCGGGTTATCGTGAACATATTAGCGTCAGTGGACTTTGTGGTGTCGCGGTTGGTGCGGCGGCGACCATGGGGTTGGGGTTTACGCCTGTGCAAGCGGCACTTGCGGGTGTGCTCACCTGGGTCGGTGGAATGTTGCCCGACTTGGATGCCGACGGCGGCCGACCGGTTCGTGAGATCTCAGCACTTGTCGGTGCGGTTGTACCGATGATCGTGATTCGCCGATTGGTCCGATTGTTCGGATCGGTCGACGCGGCGATTTTGGTCGCGGTCATTCTGTACGCCATCATTCGATACGGCGGTGCGACGATGATCCGCCGGTTGTCCGTGCATCGTGGCATGTTTCACAGCATTCCGGCGTTGCTCATCTCCGCGGAATTGGTTTATCTAGGCTATCTCAGCGAGGACAAAACCGTCAAATTGCTGATGGCCAGTGGTGTGGCGGTCGGGTTTCTCTCGCACCTCATTTTGGATGAACTTTACAGCGTGCAGTGGTCTGGCACGCGGATCAAGCTCAAGAGATCCGCCGGGAGTGCCATGAAGGTGTTCGGCAAAGCCGCCCATGCCAACATTGGTTGCTTCGGATTCCTAGGGTTACTGACTTGGTTGACCCTGATCGACACCGGTTTGATCGTTGATCCGTACGATCGCCTGCGGACCAAGCACATCCACGCCGACCGAATGCAAGCCGACGAGGAACTCACCCCGAAGACCGGCGACATTTTCCAACCGGACCCGCAAGCACCGCCTGAACCACTTCCACCGGAAACGATTCCGCATCAACCCATTCCTCACGAACGCGTTGCGGAAGAAGAACGCGATATGTTGTATTGATGCCGGATTCTCTCACATCTTCAATATCGGAATGACCGCCGATTGTGGCTCCGCGTTCCCAATGCCCCCGGTCACACGCACTGTGCCGTCATTTTCGATGAGCACGTTGATTTCGCTGCGAATCCCGAATTCCGGCAGATAAATTCCTGGCTCGATGGAAAACAGCGTGTTCCGCATGACGGACCGATCTTCGCGGGTTTCCAGATTATCCATGTGAGCCCCGTTGCCGTGGACTTCCCGACCAATGTTGTGACCCGTGCGGTGTCCGAACGCGTGTCCGTAACCGGCGTCGTCGATAACCTTCCGGCATGCCGCATCGACCTTCCAGCCAGGCAGTTCCTCGCCCTTCGCAAATGCGGACCGAACGCATTCCACCGCTGCATCCCGAGCCGCTGCGACGATGTTGAACACGTCCGTGTATTTCTGCGGGACTTCCGTGCCGACGTATCCGGTGCGGGTGAGATCGCTGTAGATGCCATCGGGGTCGTCGTGTTTGCACCATAAATCGACCAACACAAAACTGCCTTCGCGGATGTTCGTATCCGCCCCGCTGCCGGTCTCGTAATGCGGCAGACCGCTGTGGGAATCGACGCCGACAATCGGTGGGTGGTAGGTCGTCATGCCGTGCTCGGCGAAGTGATCCATGATGACCTGCTCGACGGCTTTCTCCGTCACACTGCCGCCGTTTTGCACGCCATCGCGGATGAACTGCCACGCCTTCGTGAATGCGGAATCCGTGACCTGAGCCGCTCCGAGGTGCAACTCTTGTTGACGCGGTGAGAGCACCGCTTCGAAGAGTTGAATCAAGTTCCCCGACGAAACCGGCTCCACGCCACACTCCCGCACGAGTTCCAACGTGCCCGCATCGATCTTGGACACATACGGATTGCCGCCGCGTTCCGAGTATTCCACCGCGACTTTCTGCATCCCATCGAGCAGATGAGCAATGCCGGATTCGAATTCCTGCCAAGAGAGATAAATCGTGTTCCCACCCGGCAAATGATCGAGCGCGTCCGATTCGATGCGGTGCGTGAGTTTCTTCGGCTCCCCGTTCGCCGGGATGCAATACGCCCACCGCCGCGACCCCATCTGCGACGGATCGAGCTTCAACACCCGCCCAGCCAACACATTCGACCCGCGAAAGTCATACAAAAACCAACCATCCCACCCAAACTCCCGCAACGCGGTTTGGATTGCTTCTAAATCGAACATGATGTTTCCTAGCTATTGAATGTTTAATCGATCGAACTCTTAAATCGCGAAATCTCTGCGACGAGTTCGTCAAAGGTCAGCATCGGATACGCTTTGGCACCTTCACAAGTCTGAAAGGACAGAACTCGGTGCCTACCAGACCTGGAAAATCGGCCATAAACATGAAACCAACACTTATCAGGGTTCAAGTCATTCCCGGGGATGCAAAGCGGGCATTCGCATTTCATAAATTGGTAAGTGTGGATGACGCAGCCATGTTGAGAACCTGAGTGAAGACCGTGACACACGTAGTAGAGGCCGTTCTTAACGAATCTTTCAGACATCGCATTTCCTCAAGATCTCGGCGTAAACTTCTCGAATGCGCCGTGTCATCGTTTCATGACGAAACTGTTCGGTGAATCGTTCGCGACCGGTTTGGCCGAGTTGGGTGCGTAACTTTGGTTGCTCGACGAGTTCGGTCAGGGCGTTTGCGATGCCGTCGACCGAACGCGGGGGCAACAGGTAACCGGTTTCGCCGGGGATCGCGACTTCGCGGGCACCGTCGATATCATACGTGATCACCGGCTTGCCCGCGATCAACGCTTGAGGCAACACCCGCGCCAATCCTTCTCGCAGGCTGGCATGGACGGCGATGTCCATGGCGTGGATCAACTCCGGCACCTGGTTGGGGGGGACGAGTCCTGTAAAAACAAATCGATCCGTCAATCCGGCGGCGGCGATTTGATTCCGGATTTCGTCCTGCAAGATGCCGTCACCAACGAACAAGAACTTCAAGTTCGGATACCGACCACAAACTTTCGCTGCTGCCGCAACAATATCCTCGTGCCCCTTCAGATGAAACAGCCTCGCGATCTTGCCAACCACGATGTCATCCGGTCCGAAGCCGAATTCCTCTCGTACTTGCTTACGCGGTTTGGGCGGCGTGAGAAATGGTTCGACTTCCATGCCACTATAAATGGTGACGTACTGCTCGGGACGCCCGACGCCCGCAGCGAGGTAATGGTTCGTCATCGCATCGCAGACGGAAATGATCTTCGTCGACTGCTTCGCCGCCCGGCGTTCCAGGCTTGTGTAAACGCGGTTCACGAGCGGATTCTGATACGGGTGGAATGACGCTCCGTGAATCGTATGCACCACCGGGATGCCGAGTTTCGCGGCCGCCATCCGCCCAAGAATCCCCGCTTTCGAGCTGTGTGTGTGCACGACTTCAGGTTTGATCTCGCGCAACAACCGAATGAACTCACGGTAGCTTTGCCAGTCCGCTCGCGGTCGGATGTTCCGTACCAACTGCGGGATGATTCGCAAATCGAATCCGCCGCGTTCGGCTCGTGTGATCAAACTTCCCTCTGGCCCTAATCCCGGTCCAGTGATAAGCGTCACCTCATCTTGGTAATCGCGGAATTGGTCCTCCACGGTCAGCAGTGTATTTTCCTGAGCACCGCCGATAATTAATCGCGTGATGAGATGAACGGTCCGCATTGTGACGCAGGGGGCCAGAGTTTGTGGGCAAGAACCAGAGAGGAACAATAGCAGAAAGATTCTGCAAAATCCGCTAAACAAATCCGCGTGGTGAGCCGGTCTCTCTGCATGCTGGAAGATCAATACTCGGAATTTGAGTTTTTTGGTTGTGTGTCACGGCTCTGATTTTCAAAGTGTCGTTTTCATCAAGAACAGATCGGAAACCCATGTCGCTCGCGGATGCGTTTGCCTCGTTTAGTTCGATGCCCGTCGATGTGCCTCGGCTCGTCGAGACGGTGCTGAGCGAAGCGCGAACGGCGGGCGCGAGCGATATCCACCTGGTCCCAACCGCCGATGCGTTGGCGATGAAATGGCGGCTCGACGGGGTTTTGCAGCGGATTTGTGAGTTTCCTCGGCAAAGTGGTCCCCAGGTGATTGCTCGGCTGAAAGTTCTCGCGGATTTGCTGACGTATCGGACGGAAATTCCCCAAGAAGGTCGAATTCGCCCGTGGCGGGACGACGACAACAACGAAAAACTGCCCACAGCCGGTTCGGACACGGAAACACGGCTGAGTACATTTCCAACGCTGTTTGGCGAGAAAGCCGTTATTCGTTTGTTTGTTGGTGCGGGACGCTATCGGCGGTTGGACGAACTCAGTTTGCCAACCGAAGTGGTTGCCGAGCTTCGTCAGCTCATCGGTCAAACGGACGGTGTGATTCTTCTGACAGGACCGGCCGGCAGCGGAAAAACAACAACCGCCTATGCCACCTTACGGGAGATCATTGCCACATCAGCCGGGCAGCGAAGTGTGGTGACTTTGGAGGACCCCATCGAGGTCGTCGTGCCGGGAGCGGATCAAACACAGGTCAATCCCAATGCGGGATTTGACTTGGCAACCGGATTAAAAAGTGTGTTGCGACAAGACCCGGATACACTACTCGTCGGGGAAATCCGAGACCGGGAAACCGCCGAAACAGTGTTCCAGGCTTCACTCACCGGTCATCTAGTTATGACGACTTTTCACGCCGGCAGCGCGGTTCGGTCGATTGGTCGGCTGTTGGATATGGATATCGAACCCTATCTACTTCGCAGCGGTTTGGCGGCGGTGTTGTGTCAACGATTGATGAGGCGACTCTGTGAATGTGCGGAAGAATCCCGGGATTCCGCCGACCGATTCGGTCTGCCTGTGGAAACCGTCCGAAAGCCAATCGGTTGTGAACAGTGCCGCTTCACCGGTTACGCCGGGCGGTTCATTGTGACCGAGTTTTTGGACCCGGAGCGTCACGGCGTTGGGCCGGAAATGGCCTCACACCGGGATTCTCGCACGTTGGAGAAGACCGCCGAGGCTCATGGACTGCGATCACTTCGGGATTCTGGGTTGGACGCTGTCCGAGATGGTCGGACCTCCCCCGCGGAATTCCTACGCATTTTTGGATCAAAGGAAACCCGATGACTGGTGACGAGCGGGCGATTCCACTCGAAGAGTTGATTGCGTTCAACGACGAAATCATTGCGTTGGTCAAAGCGGGTGTGCCGTTGGAAGACGGCTTGCAAACGTTTGCCCGCACGCAACGAGGGCAAGTCGTCCAATTGGCCCAGCGGGTTGAAGCCCGACTCAAACAAGGTGAAACGCTTCCATCAGCAATTCGTGCGGAAGGCAAACGATTGCCCGCCAGTTATCAGGCCGTCGTCGAAGCCGGTTTGCGTTCGAATCGGTTGCCGGTCGCGTTGGAATCGCTCGCGGAACACGCCGAGGAAATCGGTCGGTTACGGCATCGGATTGCGGTCGCTCTGATCTATCCATTGATTGTGATGATGACTGCCTATGCGTTGTTCGTGGGATTAATTCTGCCGATCCTGGTGCGAATCCTGCACGCGACTTTCGAATCGTTCCATTTGGAAGCCGGCGGGCTGATGACAGTGCTCGTGAGCTTAGCCGAATCGATGGCGGCGTGGTGGTGGATGGGACCGGCAGTCTTTCTGCTGATCTTTCTGTGGTGGATCGTCATTCAGCGATCAGGCTCGTTGCACTTTCGTGGGCTGAGTCGGCCGTTGGCGTGGATTCCCGGCGTGGATTCGGTCAATCGAAAGTTCGGCTACGCATCGTTCTCGAATTTGCTTTCTATCATGATCGAACACGGCGTACCGTTGCCCGATGCCATTGAACTCGCCGCCGATGCAATGCCGGATTCCCGTTTGCGAATCGCCAGTGAGCAACTCGCCGACGATTTGCGACTCGGACGACGACGCCCCAGTCGTCACCCGGGCATGCCTCCGTTTCTGCATTGGTTGCTCTCGCGATCGGCAGAGCAACCGCAACTAGTGCAGTCGCTTAAGAGTGCGGAAGAAATGTATC
Encoded here:
- a CDS encoding glycosyltransferase, whose amino-acid sequence is MNRVHLINHLLSQCSDGRYLEIGCASNRTFNAVQARTKVGVDPVRGGTVRATSDEFFQTCTDQFDVIFIDGLHLHEQVLRDVHNSLARLTPNGVIVLHDCLPKCEAHQLRQKQSGGWTGDVWKAIVELRQMDQCDTCVFEGDWGLGIVIPRPNSAPIHVKGPLTWSRFQQQRNQLMRVVNENELMEFLDGTPHDASPDVETIPEIPQRIGTNDRIHSSRKSQSPPSFAHLLLTRFNLGNLDPDWLEHRIKLFEQFTLPSVRSQSNNNFTWLLLCNKATPASWRRRLTAYENGRTKTLWLEGAKQLKVIADFIKKQTTLFSQSSYVITTRVDNDDVLHSEFVNMIQCSARYVDREFLNFPRGLLWARGRVRSLNHGSNSFISCVEPVDQIETVFTEQHDRLSSVGPIRQIASLEPFWMRVCHDQNILNRPPDTQEGWFPDHDVSPSFVFDREHALGTKE
- a CDS encoding helix-turn-helix domain-containing protein, producing MPKKYHSLEEAAQLVGINTDELMKLKDAGDIRGFADRGTWKFREDDLEELKRTRNFDSNPDVPILTDDDLETEEDRSVLAGEEDSLGEMPTVIRGETPNMAEHKSDSDVRLISDDDLTTDGGPVTDDSDSDVQLYDSSPSLVDDDDSDSDVGLMGGTESDLRLIDDDSDSDVQLIESDDDNDATLIGPDDHTDSDVRLIDIDSDSDVTLVPDTGSSTDSSSFESSVFEDEESGVSLGEGSSIKLASESGISLESLDSGIDPDRPDSDLASSGMLDDGDDSGLTLDVDDSGIALEGWDDSGITLENDDDDAFVLGDDDDSSFAGPADSGIALESLEDSGIGLESGSVDMGRTVPMMDANDDLDRDDTAMEVPVLGGESEYELATTGSDDNVLMFDDESDFNEDEATVLRKEAKSSEEFDLTGGDDFDMEDDFDDDFGSEDELATAADEDEDEFATADMGFEEADDLDAFGDDEYDEFDNEYDEGESHADFSPGVAGGGQQMVVAAPEAEWGGGAFAGLAISTLLMAVCAMMMFDLVRSMWSWQDPSGFNSTLLGIVKDMIK
- a CDS encoding metal-dependent hydrolase, which encodes MAGYREHISVSGLCGVAVGAAATMGLGFTPVQAALAGVLTWVGGMLPDLDADGGRPVREISALVGAVVPMIVIRRLVRLFGSVDAAILVAVILYAIIRYGGATMIRRLSVHRGMFHSIPALLISAELVYLGYLSEDKTVKLLMASGVAVGFLSHLILDELYSVQWSGTRIKLKRSAGSAMKVFGKAAHANIGCFGFLGLLTWLTLIDTGLIVDPYDRLRTKHIHADRMQADEELTPKTGDIFQPDPQAPPEPLPPETIPHQPIPHERVAEEERDMLY
- a CDS encoding M24 family metallopeptidase, translating into MFDLEAIQTALREFGWDGWFLYDFRGSNVLAGRVLKLDPSQMGSRRWAYCIPANGEPKKLTHRIESDALDHLPGGNTIYLSWQEFESGIAHLLDGMQKVAVEYSERGGNPYVSKIDAGTLELVRECGVEPVSSGNLIQLFEAVLSPRQQELHLGAAQVTDSAFTKAWQFIRDGVQNGGSVTEKAVEQVIMDHFAEHGMTTYHPPIVGVDSHSGLPHYETGSGADTNIREGSFVLVDLWCKHDDPDGIYSDLTRTGYVGTEVPQKYTDVFNIVAAARDAAVECVRSAFAKGEELPGWKVDAACRKVIDDAGYGHAFGHRTGHNIGREVHGNGAHMDNLETREDRSVMRNTLFSIEPGIYLPEFGIRSEINVLIENDGTVRVTGGIGNAEPQSAVIPILKM
- a CDS encoding glycosyltransferase family 4 protein → MRTVHLITRLIIGGAQENTLLTVEDQFRDYQDEVTLITGPGLGPEGSLITRAERGGFDLRIIPQLVRNIRPRADWQSYREFIRLLREIKPEVVHTHSSKAGILGRMAAAKLGIPVVHTIHGASFHPYQNPLVNRVYTSLERRAAKQSTKIISVCDAMTNHYLAAGVGRPEQYVTIYSGMEVEPFLTPPKPRKQVREEFGFGPDDIVVGKIARLFHLKGHEDIVAAAAKVCGRYPNLKFLFVGDGILQDEIRNQIAAAGLTDRFVFTGLVPPNQVPELIHAMDIAVHASLREGLARVLPQALIAGKPVITYDIDGAREVAIPGETGYLLPPRSVDGIANALTELVEQPKLRTQLGQTGRERFTEQFRHETMTRRIREVYAEILRKCDV
- a CDS encoding GspE/PulE family protein, whose protein sequence is MSLADAFASFSSMPVDVPRLVETVLSEARTAGASDIHLVPTADALAMKWRLDGVLQRICEFPRQSGPQVIARLKVLADLLTYRTEIPQEGRIRPWRDDDNNEKLPTAGSDTETRLSTFPTLFGEKAVIRLFVGAGRYRRLDELSLPTEVVAELRQLIGQTDGVILLTGPAGSGKTTTAYATLREIIATSAGQRSVVTLEDPIEVVVPGADQTQVNPNAGFDLATGLKSVLRQDPDTLLVGEIRDRETAETVFQASLTGHLVMTTFHAGSAVRSIGRLLDMDIEPYLLRSGLAAVLCQRLMRRLCECAEESRDSADRFGLPVETVRKPIGCEQCRFTGYAGRFIVTEFLDPERHGVGPEMASHRDSRTLEKTAEAHGLRSLRDSGLDAVRDGRTSPAEFLRIFGSKETR
- a CDS encoding type II secretion system F family protein, with amino-acid sequence MTGDERAIPLEELIAFNDEIIALVKAGVPLEDGLQTFARTQRGQVVQLAQRVEARLKQGETLPSAIRAEGKRLPASYQAVVEAGLRSNRLPVALESLAEHAEEIGRLRHRIAVALIYPLIVMMTAYALFVGLILPILVRILHATFESFHLEAGGLMTVLVSLAESMAAWWWMGPAVFLLIFLWWIVIQRSGSLHFRGLSRPLAWIPGVDSVNRKFGYASFSNLLSIMIEHGVPLPDAIELAADAMPDSRLRIASEQLADDLRLGRRRPSRHPGMPPFLHWLLSRSAEQPQLVQSLKSAEEMYRTRAESQIAWIRIVFPAAAAVILGGGVTVFYCLTVFWPFTQLLKMLS